In Hemibagrus wyckioides isolate EC202008001 linkage group LG21, SWU_Hwy_1.0, whole genome shotgun sequence, the following proteins share a genomic window:
- the nfasca gene encoding neurofascin homolog (chicken) a isoform X6, whose translation MWPQGQWAPLAVLSIIVLLWKEAAPINVPPDPRIQQDLKQPPTIVKQSAKDYIVDPRDNIIIECEAKGNPVPTFWWRRNGKFFNVEKDPRVTMRKRSGTLEISFRNGGKPEDYEGEYQCFAMNDFGTAISNKILLRVSKAPLWPKEVLEPVVVSEGSPLVLACNPPPGLPPPKTFWMDSKMMPIAQDTRVSMGLNGDLYFSNVLSKDAATDYSCNARFLFTHTIQQKNAFILKVQTKEPFNDTVYSPNDTYTYVARNIQESTPTFLSPSGTSSSKMVLRGEDLLLECIAAGVPTPGIKWIKKGGDLPEKKVKFESFSKTMRIVSVSDEDSGDYICMASNKIGSIRHTISVQVKAAPFWIHKPSNLVLAPNENGQLQCLASGNPNPSIQWLVNGEPIDSALENPSRKVNNDAIIFSSVQIGTSAVYQCNASNEHGYLLANAFVNILDMAPRLLGPKNQLIKVIENTQAFLDCPFFGSPYPFVRWFKNGQGIAPNGGKYNLHENGTLEIRRVRREDQGTYSFVASNILGKAEDQVHLEVKEPTRIVRAPEHLSANRGSVARFDCKIKHDSTLPTTVTWLKNDKPLHFSWLNRLRKEEDYLTISHIQPDDEGTYTCTVTTELDQDSASARLTVLDDESLAPSKPSALAGFPDPPQDLELSDLSARAVRLTWIPGDENNSPVTQFIVQYEEDRWKPGEWQNLSSYAGDQNSVKLDLSPFVNYQFRVIAINSVGQSQPSRPSARYKTSGAPPYVYPPGLKGWGTKKTNMEITWQPLLDNQRNGPDLRYVVSWRRKDLEEEWSYITTTNTKHVVSDTDTYVPYEIKIQAVNDFGPGPESNIVIGYSGEDRPTESPGNLRVSKLNSSKVNVNWIPVSAKSINGEFKEYRLYYWREASLVKDLKVNKDKKTKGFFSDVSQNSGVLEDLVPYSKYKMYMVVANNKFEGPHSNTVEFQTKEGLPGAPKFFKIVQRNTNTIHLEWNKPLEPNGILIGYTLQYKTVNGTQEGNLQVMSFFPNETDYTMRLPDRFTRYKFYLSARTQVGSGEVYAEESPHFTNEDFMTSVIDSTDAVVIATVLPPFSQPTIPSTTITTSTTTTLAPTTDAIPTTPAPTTPTTTTTTTTTTTTTPSTTTSATTQPTLPFMLAPHLKIWNLTVDANSDYANVSWKHNFPVGSSGFVLESTLDSNGSKKSVLFKTEPPIKLPGLIAGAKYRLRVYSHEQPRVTSEYVTFETSGAYSTDQVDIATQGWFIGLMCAIALLILILLIVCFIKRSRGGKYPVRDKKDLPLDPVDHKDQDGSFDYHSDEDNKPLQGSQTSLDGNVKESDDSLVDYGEGGDGQFNEDGSFIGQYTVRKDKEETEGNESSEATSPVNAIYSLA comes from the exons CAACAAAATATTGTTACGTGTTTCCA AGGCACCGCTATGGCCTAAAGAGGTTTTGGAACCAGTGGTAGTAAGTGAGGGATCACCTCTGGTCCTGGCCTGTAACCCACCTCCTGGACTTCCACCGCCTAAAACATTCTGGATGGACAGTA AAATGATGCCTATTGCGCAGGACACTCGAGTGTCCATGGGTCTGAATGGAGATCTTTACTTCTCTAATGTACTCAGTAAGGATGCTGCCACTGACTACAGCTGCAATGCCCGatttctcttcacacacacaatccaacaGAAGAATGCTTTTATCCTCAAAGTGCAGACAA AGGAACCTTTTAATGACACTGTTTACTCTCCAAACGACACTTACACATATGTTG CACGTAACATTCAAGAATCAACACCtacctttctttctccctcgGGAACATCCAGCTCCAAGATGGTGCTCCGTGGAGAGGATCTTCTCCTGGAGTGTATAGCTGCTGGAGT TCCAACTCCAGGaattaaatggattaaaaaaggAGGGGATTTGCCAGAGAAAAAGGTCAAATTTGAGAGCTTCAGTAAAACCATGCGTATAGTGTCTGTTTCGGATGAGGATTCTGGAGACTATATCTGCATGGCCAGTAATAAAATTGGCAGCATCCGCCACACTATCTCCGTTCAGGTTAAAG CTGCTCCTTTTTGGATACATAAGCCATCTAACCTTGTGCTAGCTCCCAATGAGAATGGCCAGCTGCAGTGTTTAGCTAGTGGAAACCCCAACCCCAGCATCCAGTGGCTTGTAAACGGAGAGCCGATAGACA GTGCACTGGAAAATCCAAGCAGGAAGGTGAATAATGATGCTATCATTTTCAGCTCAGTGCAAATTGGCACAAGTGCTGTATACCAGTGCAATGCATCAAATGAACATGGCTACCTCCTGGCCAACGCTTTTGTCAACATACTGG ATATGGCACCCCGGTTATTGGGACCGAAGAACCAACTGATTAAGGTGATTGAGAACACACAAGCCTTTCTGGATTGCCCTTTTTTTGGCTCACCTTATCCATTTGTGCGGTG GTTTAAGAATGGCCAGGGTATAGCTCCGAATGGAGGGAAGTACAACTTGCATGAAAATGGTACCTTGGAGATCAGGCGAGTTCGACGTGAAGACCAGGGAACTTATAGTTTTGTGGCAAGCAACATCCTGGGAAAAGCTGAAGATCAGGTCCATTTGGAAGTCAAAG AGCCAACGCGGATTGTCCGAGCTCCAGAGCATCTCTCTGCCAATAGAGGAAGTGTGGCTCGTTTTGATTGCAAGATTAAACACGATTCCACACTCCCCACTACTGTCACCTGGCTAAAAAATGACAAGCCCCTGCATTTTTCTTGGCT GAACAGGTTAAGGAAGGAGGAGGACTACTTGACCATTAGCCACATCCAGCCGGATGATGAGGGAACATACACTTGCACAGTTACTACAGAATTAGACCAGGACTCTGCCTCGGCTCGCCTTACTGttttag ACGATGAATCCCTAGCTCCCTCAAAACCTAGTGCCTTAGCAG gttttcctgATCCTCCTCAAGATTTGGAGCTGTCTGATCTATCAGCACGCGCTGTCCGGCTCACCTGGATCCCCGGTGACGAGAACAACAGTCCTGTTACAC AATTTATTGTTCAGTATGAGGAAGACCGCTGGAAACCTGGTGAATGGCAAAATCTGTCAAGTTATGCAGGTGATCAGAACTCTGTGAAACTGGATCTGTCTCCATTTGTGAACTACCAATTCAGAGTGATTGCTATTAACAGCGTGGGTCAGAGCCAGCCAAGCCGGCCATCAGCCCGCTACAAGACCAGTGGAGCAC ctcctTATGTGTATCCCCCTGGCCTTAAAGGGTGGGGTACCAAGAAAACCAATATGGAGATCACTTGGCAG CCCCTACTTGATAACCAAAGGAATGGACCTGATCTGCGGTATGTGGTCTCATGGAGGAGGAAGGACTTGGAGGAGGAGTGGAGTTATATCACCACTACCAATACCAAGCATGTGGTCAGTGATACAGACACTTATGTCCCCTATGAGATCAAGATCCAGGCAGTCAATGACTTTGGACCCGGCCCTGAGTCAAACATAGTTATTGGCTACTCAGGGGAGGACA GGCCTACAGAGTCACCGGGAAACCTCAGGGTGTCAAAGTTAAACAGCTCTAAAGTGAATGTAAACTGGATCCCCGTCAGCGCTAAATCTATTAATGGGGAGTTTAAAGAGTATAGG CTATATTACTGGAGGGAGGCCAGCCTGGTAAAAGATTTGAAGGTGAATAAGGACAAGAAAACAAAAGGCTTCTTCAGCGATGTGTCTCAAAACAGTGGTGTCCTAGAGGATCTTGTCCCTTACAGCAAATACAAGATGTACATGGTGGTGGCCAACAACAAATTTGAGGGACCTCACAGCAACACTGTGGAGTTTCAGACCAAGGAAGGCT TGCCGGGGGCTCCTAAGTTCTTCAAGATTGTCCAGAGGAACACCAACACCATTCACTTAGAGTGGAATAAGCCTCTAGAGCCGAATGGCATTCTGATTGGATATACGCTCCAGTACAAGACAG TCAATGGGACGCAGGAGGGTAATCTACAAGTCATGAGCTTCTTCCCTAATGAGACAGATTACACAATGCGCCTGCCTGACCGCTTTACCCGCTACAAGTTCTACCTGTCTGCTCGGACGCAGGTCGGCTCTGGTGAAGTCTATGCAGAGGAATCGCCACACTTTACCAATGAAG ACTTTATGACTTCAG tgaTCGATTCTACAGATGCCGTGGTGATTGCAACTGTTCTTCCCCCTTTTTCCCAACCTACCATCCCAAGTACAACCATTACAACCTCAACAACTACCACCCTTGCCCCTACAACTGATGCCATCCCCACTACTCCTGCTCCAACTACTCCAACTAccacaactactactacaactacaacaaccaCCACTCCTAGTACTACCACCTCCGCTACAACCCAACCCACCCTGCCTTTCATGCTGG CCCCACATTTAAAGATCTGGAATCTGACTGTGGATGCTAACAGTGACTATGCTAACGTCAGCTGGAAGCACAATTTCCCAGTTGGCAGCAGCGGGTTTGTGCTAGAGTCCACACTGGACA GTAATGGGTCTAAGAAAAGTGTGCTGTTCAAAACTGAACCTCCCATTAAGCTGCCTGGGTTGATAGCAGGAGCTAAGTATCGGCTCCGTGTGTATTCCCATGAACAGCCCAGAGTCACCAGCGAGTATGTCACCTTCGAGACCAGTGGAG CCTACAGTACCGACCAAGTCGACATTGCCACGCAGGGTTGGTTCATTGGACTCATGTGTGCCATTGCACTCCTCATTCTCATCCTGCTCATTGTTTGCTTTATCAAAAGAAGCAGAGGAGGAAAATATCCAG TGAGAGATAAAAAAGACCTCCCTTTGGACCCTGTGGACCACAAAGACCAGGATGGATCATTTGATTACCA CAGCGATGAGGACAACAAGCCTTTGCAGGGAAGTCAGACCTCTCTAGACGGCAATGTCAAGGAAAGTGATGACAGTCTAGTAGACTACGGAGAGGGAGGGGATGGCCAGTTCAATGAGGACGGCTCCTTCATAGGCCAGTACACGGTCAGAAAGGATAAGGAAGAGACGGAGGGCAATGAGAGCTCAGAGGCCACATCACCTGTCAATGCCATCTATTCTTTGGCATAG
- the nfasca gene encoding neurofascin homolog (chicken) a isoform X2, whose product MWPQGQWAPLAVLSIIVLLWKEAAPINVPPDPRIQQDLKQPPTIVKQSAKDYIVDPRDNIIIECEAKGNPVPTFWWRRNGKFFNVEKDPRVTMRKRSGTLEISFRNGGKPEDYEGEYQCFAMNDFGTAISNKILLRVSKAPLWPKEVLEPVVVSEGSPLVLACNPPPGLPPPKTFWMDSKMMPIAQDTRVSMGLNGDLYFSNVLSKDAATDYSCNARFLFTHTIQQKNAFILKVQTKEPFNDTVYSPNDTYTYVARNIQESTPTFLSPSGTSSSKMVLRGEDLLLECIAAGVPTPGIKWIKKGGDLPEKKVKFESFSKTMRIVSVSDEDSGDYICMASNKIGSIRHTISVQVKAAPFWIHKPSNLVLAPNENGQLQCLASGNPNPSIQWLVNGEPIDSALENPSRKVNNDAIIFSSVQIGTSAVYQCNASNEHGYLLANAFVNILDMAPRLLGPKNQLIKVIENTQAFLDCPFFGSPYPFVRWFKNGQGIAPNGGKYNLHENGTLEIRRVRREDQGTYSFVASNILGKAEDQVHLEVKEPTRIVRAPEHLSANRGSVARFDCKIKHDSTLPTTVTWLKNDKPLHFSWLNRLRKEEDYLTISHIQPDDEGTYTCTVTTELDQDSASARLTVLDDESLAPSKPSALAGFPDPPQDLELSDLSARAVRLTWIPGDENNSPVTQFIVQYEEDRWKPGEWQNLSSYAGDQNSVKLDLSPFVNYQFRVIAINSVGQSQPSRPSARYKTSGAPPYVYPPGLKGWGTKKTNMEITWQPLLDNQRNGPDLRYVVSWRRKDLEEEWSYITTTNTKHVVSDTDTYVPYEIKIQAVNDFGPGPESNIVIGYSGEDRPTESPGNLRVSKLNSSKVNVNWIPVSAKSINGEFKEYRLYYWREASLVKDLKVNKDKKTKGFFSDVSQNSGVLEDLVPYSKYKMYMVVANNKFEGPHSNTVEFQTKEGLPGAPKFFKIVQRNTNTIHLEWNKPLEPNGILIGYTLQYKTVNGTQEGNLQVMSFFPNETDYTMRLPDRFTRYKFYLSARTQVGSGEVYAEESPHFTNEDFMTSGTDPTGVVIDSTDAVVIATVLPPFSQPTIPSTTITTSTTTTLAPTTDAIPTTPAPTTPTTTTTTTTTTTTTPSTTTSATTQPTLPFMLAPHLKIWNLTVDANSDYANVSWKHNFPVGSSGFVLESTLDSNGSKKSVLFKTEPPIKLPGLIAGAKYRLRVYSHEQPRVTSEYVTFETSGAYSTDQVDIATQGWFIGLMCAIALLILILLIVCFIKRSRGGKYPVRDKKDLPLDPVDHKDQDGSFDYHSDEDNKPLQGSQTSLDGNVKESDDSLVDYGEGGDGQFNEDGSFIGQYTVRKDKEETEGNESSEATSPVNAIYSLA is encoded by the exons CAACAAAATATTGTTACGTGTTTCCA AGGCACCGCTATGGCCTAAAGAGGTTTTGGAACCAGTGGTAGTAAGTGAGGGATCACCTCTGGTCCTGGCCTGTAACCCACCTCCTGGACTTCCACCGCCTAAAACATTCTGGATGGACAGTA AAATGATGCCTATTGCGCAGGACACTCGAGTGTCCATGGGTCTGAATGGAGATCTTTACTTCTCTAATGTACTCAGTAAGGATGCTGCCACTGACTACAGCTGCAATGCCCGatttctcttcacacacacaatccaacaGAAGAATGCTTTTATCCTCAAAGTGCAGACAA AGGAACCTTTTAATGACACTGTTTACTCTCCAAACGACACTTACACATATGTTG CACGTAACATTCAAGAATCAACACCtacctttctttctccctcgGGAACATCCAGCTCCAAGATGGTGCTCCGTGGAGAGGATCTTCTCCTGGAGTGTATAGCTGCTGGAGT TCCAACTCCAGGaattaaatggattaaaaaaggAGGGGATTTGCCAGAGAAAAAGGTCAAATTTGAGAGCTTCAGTAAAACCATGCGTATAGTGTCTGTTTCGGATGAGGATTCTGGAGACTATATCTGCATGGCCAGTAATAAAATTGGCAGCATCCGCCACACTATCTCCGTTCAGGTTAAAG CTGCTCCTTTTTGGATACATAAGCCATCTAACCTTGTGCTAGCTCCCAATGAGAATGGCCAGCTGCAGTGTTTAGCTAGTGGAAACCCCAACCCCAGCATCCAGTGGCTTGTAAACGGAGAGCCGATAGACA GTGCACTGGAAAATCCAAGCAGGAAGGTGAATAATGATGCTATCATTTTCAGCTCAGTGCAAATTGGCACAAGTGCTGTATACCAGTGCAATGCATCAAATGAACATGGCTACCTCCTGGCCAACGCTTTTGTCAACATACTGG ATATGGCACCCCGGTTATTGGGACCGAAGAACCAACTGATTAAGGTGATTGAGAACACACAAGCCTTTCTGGATTGCCCTTTTTTTGGCTCACCTTATCCATTTGTGCGGTG GTTTAAGAATGGCCAGGGTATAGCTCCGAATGGAGGGAAGTACAACTTGCATGAAAATGGTACCTTGGAGATCAGGCGAGTTCGACGTGAAGACCAGGGAACTTATAGTTTTGTGGCAAGCAACATCCTGGGAAAAGCTGAAGATCAGGTCCATTTGGAAGTCAAAG AGCCAACGCGGATTGTCCGAGCTCCAGAGCATCTCTCTGCCAATAGAGGAAGTGTGGCTCGTTTTGATTGCAAGATTAAACACGATTCCACACTCCCCACTACTGTCACCTGGCTAAAAAATGACAAGCCCCTGCATTTTTCTTGGCT GAACAGGTTAAGGAAGGAGGAGGACTACTTGACCATTAGCCACATCCAGCCGGATGATGAGGGAACATACACTTGCACAGTTACTACAGAATTAGACCAGGACTCTGCCTCGGCTCGCCTTACTGttttag ACGATGAATCCCTAGCTCCCTCAAAACCTAGTGCCTTAGCAG gttttcctgATCCTCCTCAAGATTTGGAGCTGTCTGATCTATCAGCACGCGCTGTCCGGCTCACCTGGATCCCCGGTGACGAGAACAACAGTCCTGTTACAC AATTTATTGTTCAGTATGAGGAAGACCGCTGGAAACCTGGTGAATGGCAAAATCTGTCAAGTTATGCAGGTGATCAGAACTCTGTGAAACTGGATCTGTCTCCATTTGTGAACTACCAATTCAGAGTGATTGCTATTAACAGCGTGGGTCAGAGCCAGCCAAGCCGGCCATCAGCCCGCTACAAGACCAGTGGAGCAC ctcctTATGTGTATCCCCCTGGCCTTAAAGGGTGGGGTACCAAGAAAACCAATATGGAGATCACTTGGCAG CCCCTACTTGATAACCAAAGGAATGGACCTGATCTGCGGTATGTGGTCTCATGGAGGAGGAAGGACTTGGAGGAGGAGTGGAGTTATATCACCACTACCAATACCAAGCATGTGGTCAGTGATACAGACACTTATGTCCCCTATGAGATCAAGATCCAGGCAGTCAATGACTTTGGACCCGGCCCTGAGTCAAACATAGTTATTGGCTACTCAGGGGAGGACA GGCCTACAGAGTCACCGGGAAACCTCAGGGTGTCAAAGTTAAACAGCTCTAAAGTGAATGTAAACTGGATCCCCGTCAGCGCTAAATCTATTAATGGGGAGTTTAAAGAGTATAGG CTATATTACTGGAGGGAGGCCAGCCTGGTAAAAGATTTGAAGGTGAATAAGGACAAGAAAACAAAAGGCTTCTTCAGCGATGTGTCTCAAAACAGTGGTGTCCTAGAGGATCTTGTCCCTTACAGCAAATACAAGATGTACATGGTGGTGGCCAACAACAAATTTGAGGGACCTCACAGCAACACTGTGGAGTTTCAGACCAAGGAAGGCT TGCCGGGGGCTCCTAAGTTCTTCAAGATTGTCCAGAGGAACACCAACACCATTCACTTAGAGTGGAATAAGCCTCTAGAGCCGAATGGCATTCTGATTGGATATACGCTCCAGTACAAGACAG TCAATGGGACGCAGGAGGGTAATCTACAAGTCATGAGCTTCTTCCCTAATGAGACAGATTACACAATGCGCCTGCCTGACCGCTTTACCCGCTACAAGTTCTACCTGTCTGCTCGGACGCAGGTCGGCTCTGGTGAAGTCTATGCAGAGGAATCGCCACACTTTACCAATGAAG ACTTTATGACTTCAGGTACTGACCCTACAGGTGTAG tgaTCGATTCTACAGATGCCGTGGTGATTGCAACTGTTCTTCCCCCTTTTTCCCAACCTACCATCCCAAGTACAACCATTACAACCTCAACAACTACCACCCTTGCCCCTACAACTGATGCCATCCCCACTACTCCTGCTCCAACTACTCCAACTAccacaactactactacaactacaacaaccaCCACTCCTAGTACTACCACCTCCGCTACAACCCAACCCACCCTGCCTTTCATGCTGG CCCCACATTTAAAGATCTGGAATCTGACTGTGGATGCTAACAGTGACTATGCTAACGTCAGCTGGAAGCACAATTTCCCAGTTGGCAGCAGCGGGTTTGTGCTAGAGTCCACACTGGACA GTAATGGGTCTAAGAAAAGTGTGCTGTTCAAAACTGAACCTCCCATTAAGCTGCCTGGGTTGATAGCAGGAGCTAAGTATCGGCTCCGTGTGTATTCCCATGAACAGCCCAGAGTCACCAGCGAGTATGTCACCTTCGAGACCAGTGGAG CCTACAGTACCGACCAAGTCGACATTGCCACGCAGGGTTGGTTCATTGGACTCATGTGTGCCATTGCACTCCTCATTCTCATCCTGCTCATTGTTTGCTTTATCAAAAGAAGCAGAGGAGGAAAATATCCAG TGAGAGATAAAAAAGACCTCCCTTTGGACCCTGTGGACCACAAAGACCAGGATGGATCATTTGATTACCA CAGCGATGAGGACAACAAGCCTTTGCAGGGAAGTCAGACCTCTCTAGACGGCAATGTCAAGGAAAGTGATGACAGTCTAGTAGACTACGGAGAGGGAGGGGATGGCCAGTTCAATGAGGACGGCTCCTTCATAGGCCAGTACACGGTCAGAAAGGATAAGGAAGAGACGGAGGGCAATGAGAGCTCAGAGGCCACATCACCTGTCAATGCCATCTATTCTTTGGCATAG